The proteins below come from a single Beutenbergia cavernae DSM 12333 genomic window:
- a CDS encoding GerW family sporulation protein: MNEQVPSRTPVERLTQAASDAIHVRRVFGDPVTSGDTTVIPVATVLGMHGMGFGEGDLAGRGPESESSPGGEGRGAGGGGGFGMLARPAGAFVVSGDDVTWRPSVDVNLVVLGGQALGAVALAGLTFVLVARALRGRR, from the coding sequence ATGAACGAGCAGGTCCCCTCCCGCACGCCGGTGGAACGCCTCACGCAGGCGGCCTCCGACGCCATCCACGTCCGGCGAGTGTTCGGCGACCCGGTGACGTCCGGCGACACCACCGTCATCCCGGTCGCCACGGTTCTCGGCATGCACGGCATGGGCTTCGGCGAGGGAGACCTCGCCGGCCGCGGGCCGGAGTCCGAGTCCTCGCCGGGCGGCGAGGGTCGGGGTGCGGGTGGCGGCGGAGGGTTCGGCATGCTCGCGCGGCCCGCCGGCGCGTTCGTCGTCTCCGGCGACGACGTCACCTGGAGGCCGTCCGTCGACGTGAACCTCGTCGTCCTCGGCGGGCAGGCGCTGGGTGCCGTCGCCCTCGCCGGCCTGACGTTCGTGCTCGTCGCGCGCGCCCTGCGCGGGCGGCGCTGA
- the priA gene encoding bifunctional 1-(5-phosphoribosyl)-5-((5-phosphoribosylamino)methylideneamino)imidazole-4-carboxamide isomerase/phosphoribosylanthranilate isomerase PriA produces MTSAAPRLELLPAVDVTGGRAVQLVQGVAGTGGEYGDPVAAAQAWVDAGAEWLHLVDLDAAFGRGSNAPLLAEIVGALGGSVRVELSGGIRDDASLDAALATGVRRVNVGTAALEDPAWTAAAIARHGDRVAVGLDVRGTRLAARGWTQEGGELDDVLARLEDAGCARYVVTDVTKDGTLRGPNVDLLRHVCARTEAPVVASGGVSTLEDLRVLRALVPDGVEGAIIGTALYARAFTLPEALDVAGRPEA; encoded by the coding sequence ATGACGTCCGCCGCACCCCGCCTCGAGCTGCTTCCCGCCGTCGACGTGACGGGGGGCCGAGCCGTGCAGCTGGTGCAGGGTGTCGCCGGGACGGGCGGCGAGTACGGGGACCCCGTCGCCGCCGCGCAGGCGTGGGTCGACGCGGGCGCGGAGTGGTTGCACCTCGTCGACCTCGACGCGGCGTTCGGCCGCGGCTCGAACGCGCCGCTGCTCGCGGAGATCGTCGGAGCCCTGGGTGGGAGCGTCCGGGTCGAGCTCTCCGGCGGGATCCGGGACGACGCCTCGCTCGACGCGGCGCTCGCCACCGGCGTGCGGCGCGTCAACGTCGGCACGGCGGCGCTCGAGGACCCGGCGTGGACGGCGGCGGCGATCGCGCGTCACGGCGACCGTGTGGCCGTCGGCCTCGACGTCCGCGGGACGCGGCTCGCGGCGCGCGGCTGGACCCAGGAGGGCGGCGAGCTCGACGACGTGCTCGCCCGGCTCGAGGACGCGGGGTGCGCCCGGTACGTCGTCACCGACGTGACGAAGGACGGGACCCTGCGCGGGCCGAACGTCGACCTGCTGCGCCACGTGTGCGCCCGCACCGAGGCGCCGGTGGTGGCCTCCGGCGGCGTGTCCACGCTCGAGGACCTCCGCGTGCTCCGCGCCCTCGTCCCGGACGGCGTCGAGGGCGCGATCATCGGCACCGCGCTGTACGCGCGTGCCTTCACGCTCCCCGAGGCGCTGGACGTCGCGGGCCGCCCGGAGGCCTGA
- the hisH gene encoding imidazole glycerol phosphate synthase subunit HisH, whose protein sequence is MSRPSVVVLDYGSGNVHSAVRALERAGSDVALTADPGQVAAADGLVVPGVGAFAAVMDALTAVGGPRLIERRLAGGRPVLGVCVGLQVMFAEGVEHGSHTPGLAQWPGVVARLKADIVPHMGWSHVTPPEGSVLFRGVEDERFYFVHSYGVATSPAGDAAGSPLRPPQVTWATHGSPFVAAVENGALSATQFHPEKSGDAGAVLLRNWVTSLR, encoded by the coding sequence GTGAGCCGCCCGTCCGTCGTCGTGCTCGACTACGGGTCGGGCAACGTGCACTCCGCCGTCCGCGCGCTCGAGCGTGCGGGCTCCGACGTCGCCCTGACGGCCGACCCCGGGCAGGTCGCGGCGGCCGACGGGCTGGTGGTCCCGGGTGTCGGGGCGTTCGCCGCGGTGATGGACGCGCTGACGGCCGTCGGCGGGCCGCGCCTGATCGAGCGGCGTCTCGCCGGCGGACGACCCGTGCTCGGCGTCTGCGTGGGTCTGCAGGTGATGTTCGCGGAGGGCGTCGAGCACGGCAGCCACACGCCGGGTCTGGCGCAGTGGCCGGGAGTGGTCGCGCGCCTGAAGGCGGACATCGTGCCGCACATGGGCTGGTCGCACGTCACCCCGCCGGAGGGCTCGGTGCTGTTCCGTGGCGTCGAGGACGAGCGTTTCTACTTCGTGCACTCCTACGGCGTCGCGACGTCGCCCGCCGGTGACGCGGCGGGCTCGCCGCTGCGCCCACCGCAGGTCACCTGGGCGACGCACGGCTCTCCGTTCGTCGCGGCGGTGGAGAACGGCGCGCTGTCCGCGACCCAGTTCCACCCCGAGAAGTCCGGCGACGCCGGAGCCGTGCTGCTGCGCAACTGGGTGACGTCCTTGCGCTGA
- a CDS encoding SseB family protein codes for MGRELPPTSPYAADDGSCDPGLARALEAHGSRPGGAAAGVVAALAGARLLVPVVAYLDERAEPAAPGGVAGEKVASAAMVTLEGPDGRAVVPVFSSVAAVRAWRADARPIPVKTRRAALSAVTEAAGVLVLDPAGPVTVLVPRPAVWALAQGVPWVPALADDGVRRVLAQVAGSVPRVRDVEVLAGERAEVRVLLTLVPGLDRAALDDVVARVSAALAASEVVAERVDSLELRIRAS; via the coding sequence GTGGGGCGCGAGCTTCCGCCGACCTCGCCCTACGCCGCCGACGACGGGAGCTGCGACCCGGGCCTGGCGCGTGCGCTGGAGGCCCACGGGTCGCGCCCGGGCGGGGCCGCCGCCGGCGTGGTCGCGGCGCTGGCCGGCGCCCGTCTCCTCGTGCCGGTCGTCGCGTACCTCGACGAGCGCGCGGAGCCGGCGGCGCCCGGCGGCGTCGCGGGGGAGAAGGTCGCCTCCGCCGCGATGGTGACGCTCGAGGGCCCGGACGGCCGCGCCGTCGTGCCCGTGTTCTCGTCGGTGGCCGCCGTGCGCGCCTGGCGGGCCGACGCGCGCCCGATCCCGGTCAAGACGCGTCGCGCGGCGCTGTCCGCGGTGACGGAGGCGGCGGGGGTGCTCGTGCTGGACCCGGCCGGTCCGGTGACGGTGCTCGTCCCGCGGCCCGCCGTGTGGGCGCTCGCGCAGGGTGTGCCGTGGGTCCCGGCGCTGGCCGACGACGGCGTCCGGCGCGTTCTCGCTCAGGTCGCCGGGTCCGTGCCGCGTGTGAGGGACGTCGAGGTCCTGGCGGGCGAGCGCGCCGAGGTCCGGGTGCTGCTCACGCTGGTGCCCGGTCTGGACCGTGCCGCGCTGGACGACGTGGTCGCGCGCGTCAGCGCCGCGTTGGCCGCGTCCGAGGTCGTGGCCGAGCGCGTGGACTCCCTCGAGCTGCGGATCCGGGCGTCCTGA
- a CDS encoding DUF1844 domain-containing protein, which translates to MSDPASAPPGPAAPAAPAPSSPTPSTQGPDSAARDIADVPAVEVISAAAVHLMSAAAVKCGLAEDADAAGHLDLDEARKLITALAGLVTAGATEIGDQHARPLRDGLRSLQLAFREASPYPDPVGQGPGERYTGPVS; encoded by the coding sequence ATGAGCGATCCCGCCTCGGCGCCCCCTGGGCCCGCCGCACCTGCTGCGCCAGCGCCATCCTCCCCCACGCCCTCGACGCAGGGCCCGGACTCGGCGGCCCGCGACATCGCCGACGTCCCCGCCGTCGAGGTCATCAGCGCCGCGGCCGTCCACCTCATGAGCGCCGCGGCCGTCAAGTGCGGTCTCGCGGAGGACGCCGACGCCGCCGGTCATCTCGACCTCGACGAGGCCCGCAAGCTCATCACGGCTCTCGCCGGCCTGGTCACCGCCGGCGCGACAGAGATCGGCGACCAGCACGCGCGGCCCCTGCGCGACGGGCTGCGTTCGCTCCAGCTCGCGTTCCGCGAGGCGTCGCCGTACCCCGACCCGGTGGGCCAGGGACCAGGCGAGCGGTACACGGGTCCGGTCAGCTGA